In Nasonia vitripennis strain AsymCx chromosome 2, Nvit_psr_1.1, whole genome shotgun sequence, a genomic segment contains:
- the LOC100116939 gene encoding homeotic protein spalt-major isoform X5, which translates to MLFLLAAQPRRRSSIRGDNRRKADEGKSSSISKLVIARANLSLCCIESRPCSYTGEDNDSAASDGEESAGGGPVGDEAVDLSSARSHHGDEDLDERGEPEEPAVPIELPDDEDVDEQDEPEDFDEAQPQGQRVKKLRQELAPGNEDDEEGSRKRMRLCQDAENNNSFVEGGPATGVFPPAGTSHVTLEALQNTKVAVAQFAATALAGGADSEAALQELAVLQNTLYTLQHQQVFQLQLISQLQQQLSITAQQAPALAAGQEAAGSGTPGPDSKEASPSPAASATSTCTGTATALIHPKPLSSLTSPAHSRPPSHHQFQQQQQQQPSPSSTPVALSGQQLDRPAPSGSSSPLGCVAPALARSSSSPLNSGGGVGAPGATPSHQVPALCSISSSLASSIITNNDPLPLHEPNTLEMLQKRAQEVLDNASQGLLANNLADELAFRGGAGGKGSRLSPYDGKSGGGRSEPFFKHRCRYCGKVFGSDSALQIHIRSHTGERPFKCNVCGSRFTTKGNLKVHFQRHRDKFPHVKMNPNPVPEHLDKYHPPLLQQLAACGQRPLGSPPPPPPPMPPHSSSSASSGALASPGAPQQPPPPPPFHAAAFLPPQPPLPLGLALPGMPGALYRSPLLNSAAAAAAAAAAAAAAASHRDLASADQDGPADLSKPLGTPTARSPAHSPNSHHSFNEHCQKQQQLMLQEQRDELVKQEQREQSSPARDLSGHQQEQQRQQRQGSEPAEGITPKNEPEDAEEMNEEEAEEYERGYHMNASPGGAGQLQPSQLMQQQMYEDCSMDSKRSGSRLDGEPGDMEPEDDMDEQPENLSHRANPASMLQQSMQVYPGASPASSSASSGSLQTSFANILFPGLGPHPQLAPHHPANAAAAAASSQPGNQNPSSAGAQQQQQQQAAEMIDPARDPAIYSSLLPRPGSNDNSWESLIEITKTSETSKLQQLVDNIEHKLTDPNQCIICQRVLSCKSALQMHYRTHTGERPFKCKICGRAFTTKGNLKTHMGVHRAKPPLRLLHQCTVCHKKFANSFVLQQHVNLHTNDPTELTPEQIRAAEVHDFAPGYPHHPLAAFLPQGFPPLHPAGFPLGFPPTARQHALERQAALDNDADSKDSLQLQQQQHHHHHQLQLQQLHHQRYLEEHAGGAGADDMDDAEDEEEDRREDDERCDDARERRSSLDGDEDKDQQELEQEQEHKDGSPHMPSFSTSLAALESQVRTITTMASGGMGMSQPPPVKSPSASLHRYNGSEKSSSPPSGPAASAPLDLTPRASSTPASVSSAPISPPGSGGNPQTHHPPHPFGMFAGLLQAVSTSPTASLNSGVAGAPGASAVSPGPGMGPLASLTTSAVRAATSTYNPLGLAVGGSAVRGNTTCNICYKTFACNSALEIHYRSHTKERPFKCTICDRGFSTKRSDGTMAPVEKCNCAERARRSAREKARRRRRAEERRLSGRGRTGGGGVAAAAAGGGPTPSSYAAALYGQDSMRLPPPPLPPMPSALGLLASDPVFLGNMKQHMLTHKIRDMPHHLFGEAKPPGSQQQQQQQSQQQSQQHSPVPPPPTQQQQLLPTSQASLHEHLQQQQQQRDRSRSPVSADESNLAPPPPPPPPMPPVSQPQQQSIPPPSSLDGGMASIKKTGLPDNDLPAPKRPPSMPSKHLCQVCNKNFSSSSALQIHMRTHTGDKPFQCTVCQKAFTTKGNLKVHMGTHMWTNGASRRGRRMSLDIPSLPISPKDSEFLQRRPDLFYPYLPAPFLNGVPQKVIAPE; encoded by the exons GGGAAGACAATGACTCAGCGGCGTCGGACGGTGAGGAGAGCGCCGGAGGCGGCCCGGTCGGCGACGAGGCGGTTGACCTCAGCTCGGCGCGCTCCCACCACGGGGACGAGGATCTGGACGAGCGCGGCGAGCCCGAAGAGCCCGCCGTGCCGATCGAGCTccccgacgacgaggacgtcgACGAGCAGGATGAGCCCGAGGACTTCGACGAGGCCCAGCCCCAGGGCCAGCGCGTCAAGAAGCTCCGCCAGGAGCTCGCGCCCGGCaacgaggacgacgaggaggGCTCGCGCAAGCGCATGCGCCTCTGCCAGGACGCCGAGAACAACAACAGCTTCGTCGAGGGCGGCCCGGCCACGGGCGTCTTCCCGCCCGCGGGCACTAGTCACGTCACCCTCGAGGCCCTCCAGAACACCAAGGTCGCCGTGGCCCAGTTCGCCGCGACGGCTCTGGCCGGCGGCGCCGACAGCGAAGCGGCCCTCCAGGAGCTGGCCGTCCTCCAAAACACCCTCTACACTCTGCAGCACCAGCAGGTCTTCCAGCTCCAGCTGATCAgccagctgcagcagcagctctcgatAACGGCCCAGCAGGCACCGGCCCTCGCCGCTGGCCAGGAGGCGGCGGGCAGCGGCACCCCCGGGCCCGACAGCAAGGAGGCCTCGCCCTCGCCGGCTGCCAGCGCGACGAGCACCTGCACCGGCACGGCGACGGCCCTCATCCACCCGAAGCCCCTATCGTCGCTCACGTCCCCGGCGCACTCGCGGCCCCCGAGCCACCACCagttccagcagcagcagcagcagcagccctcgCCCTCGTCGACGCCAGTGGCCCTGTCGGGGCAGCAGCTCGATCGGCCCGCGCCCTCGGGCAGCTCCTCGCCCCTCGGCTGCGTGGCCCCGGCGCTGGCCAGGAGCTCGAGCAGTCCGCTGAACAGCGGTGGCGGCGTCGGCGCGCCCGGGGCCACGCCCTCGCACCAGGTGCCCGCGCTATGCTCCATCAGCTCGTCGCTCGCCTCGTCGATCATCACGAACAACGATCCGCTGCCGCTGCACGAACCCAACACCCTGGAGATGCTGCAGAAGCGCGCCCAGGAGGTGCTGGACAACGCGAGCCAGGGCTTGCTGGCCAACAACCTTGCGGACGAGCTGGCCTTCCGCGGGGGCGCCGGAGGCAAGGGCTCACGGCTCTCGCCGTACGACGGCAAGTCCGGCGGCGGCCGCAGCGAACCCTTCTTCAAGCACCGCTGCCGCTACTGCGGCAAGGTGTTCGGCAGCGACTCGGCCCTGCAGATCCACATAAGATCGCACACAGGTGAGCGTCCCTTCAAGTGCAACGTCTGCGGCAGTCGCTTCACCACCAAGGGCAACCTCAAGGTCCACTTCCAGAGGCACCGCGACAAATTTCCCCACGTTAAGATGAATCCCAATCCCGTGCCCGAGCACCTCGACAAGTACCACCCGCCCCTGCTCCAGCAGCTGGCCGCCTGTGGCCAGCGTCCCCTCGGCTCCCCGCCCCCACCCCCGCCGCCCATGCCCCCGCACAGCTCCTCGTCCGCCTCCTCGGGGGCCTTGGCCAGTCCCGGCGCGCCCCAGCAgcccccgccgccgccgcccttCCACGCCGCGGCCTTCCTGCCCCCGCAGCCACCGCTGCCTCTCGGCCTGGCGCTGCCCGGCATGCCCGGGGCGCTCTACCGGTCGCCCCTGCTCAATtccgcggcagcggcggccgcagcagcagccgcagccgcGGCCGCGGCCTCGCACCGCGACCTCGCCTCCGCCGACCAGGACGGCCCGGCCGACCTTAGCAAGCCGCTCGGCACCCCGACCGCGCGCTCGCCGGCACACTCGCCCAACTCGCATCATTCCTTCAACGAGCACTgccagaagcagcagcagctgatgCTGCAGGAGCAGCGCGACGAGCTCGTGAAGCAGGAGCAGCGCGAGCAGTCCTCGCCCGCGCGGGACCTCAGCGGCCAtcagcaggagcagcagcgccagcaGCGCCAGGGCTCGGAGCCCGCCGAGGGCATCACGCCGAAGAACGAGCCCGAGGACGCGGAGGAGATGAACGAGGAGGAGGCCGAGGAGTACGAGCGCGGCTACCACATGAACGCCTCGCCGGGCGGCGCCGGCCAGCTGCAGCCCAGCCAGCTGATGCAGCAGCAGATGTACGAGGACTGCAGCATGGACAGCAAGCGCAGCGGCAGCCGGCTCGACGGCGAGCCCGGCGACATGGAGCCCGAGGACGACATGGACGAGCAGCCGGAGAACCTGTCGCACCGCGCCAACCCGGCCTCCATGCTCCAGCAGTCGATGCAGGTCTACCCGGGCGCCTCGCcggccagcagcagcgcgagcaGCGGCAGCCTGCAGACCTCCTTCGCGAACATTCTCTTCCCGGGTCTGGGGCCTCATCCGCAACTCGCGCCTCACCATCCCGccaacgccgccgccgccgccgcctcctcGCAGCCCGGTAACCAGAATCCATCCTCCGCAGGCgcccaacagcagcagcagcagcaggccgcCGAGATGATAGACCCGGCCCGCGACCCGGCCATCTACTCGAGCCTCCTGCCCAGGCCCGGCAGCAACGACAACTCCTGGGAGAGCCTCATCGAGATCACCAAGACCTCCGAGACCTCcaagctgcagcagctcgtCGACAACATCGAGCACAAGCTCACCGACCCGAACCAGTGCATCATCTGCCAGCGGGTGCTCTCCTGCAAGAGCGCCCTGCAGATGCACTACCGCACGCACACCGGCGAGCGGCCCTTCAAGTGCAAGATCTGCGGCCGCGCCTTCACCACCAAGGGCAACCTCAAGACTCACATGGGCGTGCACAGGGCGAAGCCGCCGCTCCGGCTGCTCCACCAGTGCACAGTCTGCCACAAGAAGTTCGCCAACAGCTTCGTGCTGCAGCAGCACGTCAACCTGCACACCAACGACCCGACCGAGCTCACGCCCGAGCAGATCCGCGCGGCCGAAGTGCACGATTTCGCGCCCGGCTACCCGCACCACCCGCTCGCGGCGTTCCTGCCCCAGGGCTTCCCGCCCCTGCACCCGGCGGGCTTCCCTCTGGGCTTTCCTCCCACGGCCAGGCAGCACGCCCTCGAGAGGCAGGCCGCTCTCGACAACGACGCCGACTCCAAGGACTCGCTGcagctccagcagcagcagcaccaccaccaccaccagctGCAGCTCCAGCAGCTCCACCACCAGCGCTACCTGGAGGAGCACGCCGGGGGCGCCGGCGCCGACGACATGGACGACGCCGAGGACGAAGAGGAGGACCGCCGGGAGGACGACGAGAGGTGCGACGACGCCCGCGAGAGGCGGAGCAGCCTCGACGGCGACGAGGACAAGGACCAGCAGGAGCTCGAGCAGGAGCAGGAGCACAAGGACGGCTCGCCGCACATGCCCTCCTTCTCCACGTCCCTGGCGGCGCTCGAGAGCCAGGTGCGCACCATCACGACCATGGCCTCGGGCGGTATGGGCATGAGCCAGCCCCCGCCGGTCAAGTCGCCCTCCGCGTCGCTGCACCGGTACAACGGCAGCGAGAAGAGCAGCAGCCCGCCCAGCGGCCCGGCGGCCTCGGCGCCGCTCGACCTGACGCCCCGGGCCTCCTCGACGCCGGCCTCGGTCAGCTCGGCCCCGATCTCGCCGCccggcagcggcggcaacCCACAGACGCACCACCCGCCCCACCCGTTCGGCATGTTCGCGGGACTGCTGCAGGCCGTCTCGACCTCGCCCACGGCCAGCCTCAACAGCGGCGTGGCCGGAGCCCCCGGTGCCAGCGCGGTCAGCCCAGGACCCGGGATGGGGCCGCTCGCCTCGCTGACGACTTCCGCCGTCAGGGCCGCGACCTCGACCTACAATCCGCTCGGTCTGGCGGTCGGCGGCTCGGCAG TGCGCGGCAACACCACATGCAACATCTGCTACAAAACGTTCGCGTGTAACTCGGCGCTGGAGATTCATTACCGGAGCCACACGAAGGAGCGACCTTTCAAGTGCACTATCTGCGACCGGGGCTTCTCCACGAAG AGGAGCGACGGAACGATGGCGCCAGTCGAAAAGTGCAATTGCGCGGAGCGCGCGAGGCGCAGCGCCCGCGAGAAGGCGCGCAGGAGACGGAGGGCCGAGGAGCGCCGTTTGAGCGGCCGAGGGCggaccggcggcggcggcgtagcagcagcagctgcggGCGGAGGGCCGACGCCGTCCTCCTACGCAGCCGCGCTCTACGGGCAGGACTCTATGCGtctgccaccgccgccgctgccgccgatGCCATCCGCCCTCGGACTGCTGGCTTCCGACCCCGTCTTCCTG GGCAACATGAAGCAGCACATGCTGACGCACAAGATCCGCGACATGCCGCATCACCTCTTCGGCGAAGCGAAACCGCCCGgtagtcagcagcagcagcagcaacagtcgCAGCAACAGTCGCAGCAACATTCTCCGGTGCCTCCCCCGccgacgcagcagcagcagctcctgcCGACCAGCCAGGCGAGTCTCCACGAacacctgcagcagcagcagcagcagcgcgacaGATCGAGAAGCCCGGTGTCTGCGGACGAGTCGAATTTggcgccgccgccaccgccgccgccccCGATGCCACCGGTCtcgcagccgcagcagcagtccATACCGCCTCCTTCGTCCTTGGACGGCGGCATGGCCTCCATCAAGAAGACAGGCCTGCCGGACAACGACCTGCCCGCGCCCAAGAGGCCGCCCA GCATGCCCAGCAAGCACTTGTGCCAGGTTTGCAATAAGAATTTCTCCTCGTCCTCGGCGCTCCAGATCCACATGAGAACACACACCGGCGACAAGCCCTTCCAGTGCACCGTCTGCCAGAAGGCCTTCACCACCAAGGGCAATCTCAAG GTACACATGGGAACTCACATGTGGACCAACGGGGCGTCGCGTCGCGGACGACGAATGTCATTGGACATACCCTCGCTTCCAATCTCGCCCAAGGACTCGGAGTTCCTGCAGCGCAGGCCGGATCTCTTCTATCCGTACCTACCCGCGCCCTTCCTTAACGGAGTGCCGCAAAAG GTGATAGCTCCCGAATAA
- the LOC100116939 gene encoding homeotic protein spalt-major isoform X3 has protein sequence MSRRKQARPSRANLEDELVQGALRINAQLVQGSLALDAREDNDSAASDGEESAGGGPVGDEAVDLSSARSHHGDEDLDERGEPEEPAVPIELPDDEDVDEQDEPEDFDEAQPQGQRVKKLRQELAPGNEDDEEGSRKRMRLCQDAENNNSFVEGGPATGVFPPAGTSHVTLEALQNTKVAVAQFAATALAGGADSEAALQELAVLQNTLYTLQHQQVFQLQLISQLQQQLSITAQQAPALAAGQEAAGSGTPGPDSKEASPSPAASATSTCTGTATALIHPKPLSSLTSPAHSRPPSHHQFQQQQQQQPSPSSTPVALSGQQLDRPAPSGSSSPLGCVAPALARSSSSPLNSGGGVGAPGATPSHQVPALCSISSSLASSIITNNDPLPLHEPNTLEMLQKRAQEVLDNASQGLLANNLADELAFRGGAGGKGSRLSPYDGKSGGGRSEPFFKHRCRYCGKVFGSDSALQIHIRSHTGERPFKCNVCGSRFTTKGNLKVHFQRHRDKFPHVKMNPNPVPEHLDKYHPPLLQQLAACGQRPLGSPPPPPPPMPPHSSSSASSGALASPGAPQQPPPPPPFHAAAFLPPQPPLPLGLALPGMPGALYRSPLLNSAAAAAAAAAAAAAAASHRDLASADQDGPADLSKPLGTPTARSPAHSPNSHHSFNEHCQKQQQLMLQEQRDELVKQEQREQSSPARDLSGHQQEQQRQQRQGSEPAEGITPKNEPEDAEEMNEEEAEEYERGYHMNASPGGAGQLQPSQLMQQQMYEDCSMDSKRSGSRLDGEPGDMEPEDDMDEQPENLSHRANPASMLQQSMQVYPGASPASSSASSGSLQTSFANILFPGLGPHPQLAPHHPANAAAAAASSQPGNQNPSSAGAQQQQQQQAAEMIDPARDPAIYSSLLPRPGSNDNSWESLIEITKTSETSKLQQLVDNIEHKLTDPNQCIICQRVLSCKSALQMHYRTHTGERPFKCKICGRAFTTKGNLKTHMGVHRAKPPLRLLHQCTVCHKKFANSFVLQQHVNLHTNDPTELTPEQIRAAEVHDFAPGYPHHPLAAFLPQGFPPLHPAGFPLGFPPTARQHALERQAALDNDADSKDSLQLQQQQHHHHHQLQLQQLHHQRYLEEHAGGAGADDMDDAEDEEEDRREDDERCDDARERRSSLDGDEDKDQQELEQEQEHKDGSPHMPSFSTSLAALESQVRTITTMASGGMGMSQPPPVKSPSASLHRYNGSEKSSSPPSGPAASAPLDLTPRASSTPASVSSAPISPPGSGGNPQTHHPPHPFGMFAGLLQAVSTSPTASLNSGVAGAPGASAVSPGPGMGPLASLTTSAVRAATSTYNPLGLAVGGSAVRGNTTCNICYKTFACNSALEIHYRSHTKERPFKCTICDRGFSTKRSDGTMAPVEKCNCAERARRSAREKARRRRRAEERRLSGRGRTGGGGVAAAAAGGGPTPSSYAAALYGQDSMRLPPPPLPPMPSALGLLASDPVFLGNMKQHMLTHKIRDMPHHLFGEAKPPGSQQQQQQQSQQQSQQHSPVPPPPTQQQQLLPTSQASLHEHLQQQQQQRDRSRSPVSADESNLAPPPPPPPPMPPVSQPQQQSIPPPSSLDGGMASIKKTGLPDNDLPAPKRPPSMPSKHLCQVCNKNFSSSSALQIHMRTHTGDKPFQCTVCQKAFTTKGNLKVHMGTHMWTNGASRRGRRMSLDIPSLPISPKDSEFLQRRPDLFYPYLPAPFLNGVPQKLNEISVIQGSNGLPLPSHPVGANKYAGLFGSVYAAAAASGAGFPGANHHHYGADKQQALTPPMSNGPLDMMGPKSAGSLLFQPGPRTTTPPSPAHSPGTPSSNTGSQHSASLPWSSAAEAAIRQHHYEREAAVVAAAAAAAAAAAAQRPESESSPPAQAPSRLPPPTAPRGEGLAA, from the exons GGGAAGACAATGACTCAGCGGCGTCGGACGGTGAGGAGAGCGCCGGAGGCGGCCCGGTCGGCGACGAGGCGGTTGACCTCAGCTCGGCGCGCTCCCACCACGGGGACGAGGATCTGGACGAGCGCGGCGAGCCCGAAGAGCCCGCCGTGCCGATCGAGCTccccgacgacgaggacgtcgACGAGCAGGATGAGCCCGAGGACTTCGACGAGGCCCAGCCCCAGGGCCAGCGCGTCAAGAAGCTCCGCCAGGAGCTCGCGCCCGGCaacgaggacgacgaggaggGCTCGCGCAAGCGCATGCGCCTCTGCCAGGACGCCGAGAACAACAACAGCTTCGTCGAGGGCGGCCCGGCCACGGGCGTCTTCCCGCCCGCGGGCACTAGTCACGTCACCCTCGAGGCCCTCCAGAACACCAAGGTCGCCGTGGCCCAGTTCGCCGCGACGGCTCTGGCCGGCGGCGCCGACAGCGAAGCGGCCCTCCAGGAGCTGGCCGTCCTCCAAAACACCCTCTACACTCTGCAGCACCAGCAGGTCTTCCAGCTCCAGCTGATCAgccagctgcagcagcagctctcgatAACGGCCCAGCAGGCACCGGCCCTCGCCGCTGGCCAGGAGGCGGCGGGCAGCGGCACCCCCGGGCCCGACAGCAAGGAGGCCTCGCCCTCGCCGGCTGCCAGCGCGACGAGCACCTGCACCGGCACGGCGACGGCCCTCATCCACCCGAAGCCCCTATCGTCGCTCACGTCCCCGGCGCACTCGCGGCCCCCGAGCCACCACCagttccagcagcagcagcagcagcagccctcgCCCTCGTCGACGCCAGTGGCCCTGTCGGGGCAGCAGCTCGATCGGCCCGCGCCCTCGGGCAGCTCCTCGCCCCTCGGCTGCGTGGCCCCGGCGCTGGCCAGGAGCTCGAGCAGTCCGCTGAACAGCGGTGGCGGCGTCGGCGCGCCCGGGGCCACGCCCTCGCACCAGGTGCCCGCGCTATGCTCCATCAGCTCGTCGCTCGCCTCGTCGATCATCACGAACAACGATCCGCTGCCGCTGCACGAACCCAACACCCTGGAGATGCTGCAGAAGCGCGCCCAGGAGGTGCTGGACAACGCGAGCCAGGGCTTGCTGGCCAACAACCTTGCGGACGAGCTGGCCTTCCGCGGGGGCGCCGGAGGCAAGGGCTCACGGCTCTCGCCGTACGACGGCAAGTCCGGCGGCGGCCGCAGCGAACCCTTCTTCAAGCACCGCTGCCGCTACTGCGGCAAGGTGTTCGGCAGCGACTCGGCCCTGCAGATCCACATAAGATCGCACACAGGTGAGCGTCCCTTCAAGTGCAACGTCTGCGGCAGTCGCTTCACCACCAAGGGCAACCTCAAGGTCCACTTCCAGAGGCACCGCGACAAATTTCCCCACGTTAAGATGAATCCCAATCCCGTGCCCGAGCACCTCGACAAGTACCACCCGCCCCTGCTCCAGCAGCTGGCCGCCTGTGGCCAGCGTCCCCTCGGCTCCCCGCCCCCACCCCCGCCGCCCATGCCCCCGCACAGCTCCTCGTCCGCCTCCTCGGGGGCCTTGGCCAGTCCCGGCGCGCCCCAGCAgcccccgccgccgccgcccttCCACGCCGCGGCCTTCCTGCCCCCGCAGCCACCGCTGCCTCTCGGCCTGGCGCTGCCCGGCATGCCCGGGGCGCTCTACCGGTCGCCCCTGCTCAATtccgcggcagcggcggccgcagcagcagccgcagccgcGGCCGCGGCCTCGCACCGCGACCTCGCCTCCGCCGACCAGGACGGCCCGGCCGACCTTAGCAAGCCGCTCGGCACCCCGACCGCGCGCTCGCCGGCACACTCGCCCAACTCGCATCATTCCTTCAACGAGCACTgccagaagcagcagcagctgatgCTGCAGGAGCAGCGCGACGAGCTCGTGAAGCAGGAGCAGCGCGAGCAGTCCTCGCCCGCGCGGGACCTCAGCGGCCAtcagcaggagcagcagcgccagcaGCGCCAGGGCTCGGAGCCCGCCGAGGGCATCACGCCGAAGAACGAGCCCGAGGACGCGGAGGAGATGAACGAGGAGGAGGCCGAGGAGTACGAGCGCGGCTACCACATGAACGCCTCGCCGGGCGGCGCCGGCCAGCTGCAGCCCAGCCAGCTGATGCAGCAGCAGATGTACGAGGACTGCAGCATGGACAGCAAGCGCAGCGGCAGCCGGCTCGACGGCGAGCCCGGCGACATGGAGCCCGAGGACGACATGGACGAGCAGCCGGAGAACCTGTCGCACCGCGCCAACCCGGCCTCCATGCTCCAGCAGTCGATGCAGGTCTACCCGGGCGCCTCGCcggccagcagcagcgcgagcaGCGGCAGCCTGCAGACCTCCTTCGCGAACATTCTCTTCCCGGGTCTGGGGCCTCATCCGCAACTCGCGCCTCACCATCCCGccaacgccgccgccgccgccgcctcctcGCAGCCCGGTAACCAGAATCCATCCTCCGCAGGCgcccaacagcagcagcagcagcaggccgcCGAGATGATAGACCCGGCCCGCGACCCGGCCATCTACTCGAGCCTCCTGCCCAGGCCCGGCAGCAACGACAACTCCTGGGAGAGCCTCATCGAGATCACCAAGACCTCCGAGACCTCcaagctgcagcagctcgtCGACAACATCGAGCACAAGCTCACCGACCCGAACCAGTGCATCATCTGCCAGCGGGTGCTCTCCTGCAAGAGCGCCCTGCAGATGCACTACCGCACGCACACCGGCGAGCGGCCCTTCAAGTGCAAGATCTGCGGCCGCGCCTTCACCACCAAGGGCAACCTCAAGACTCACATGGGCGTGCACAGGGCGAAGCCGCCGCTCCGGCTGCTCCACCAGTGCACAGTCTGCCACAAGAAGTTCGCCAACAGCTTCGTGCTGCAGCAGCACGTCAACCTGCACACCAACGACCCGACCGAGCTCACGCCCGAGCAGATCCGCGCGGCCGAAGTGCACGATTTCGCGCCCGGCTACCCGCACCACCCGCTCGCGGCGTTCCTGCCCCAGGGCTTCCCGCCCCTGCACCCGGCGGGCTTCCCTCTGGGCTTTCCTCCCACGGCCAGGCAGCACGCCCTCGAGAGGCAGGCCGCTCTCGACAACGACGCCGACTCCAAGGACTCGCTGcagctccagcagcagcagcaccaccaccaccaccagctGCAGCTCCAGCAGCTCCACCACCAGCGCTACCTGGAGGAGCACGCCGGGGGCGCCGGCGCCGACGACATGGACGACGCCGAGGACGAAGAGGAGGACCGCCGGGAGGACGACGAGAGGTGCGACGACGCCCGCGAGAGGCGGAGCAGCCTCGACGGCGACGAGGACAAGGACCAGCAGGAGCTCGAGCAGGAGCAGGAGCACAAGGACGGCTCGCCGCACATGCCCTCCTTCTCCACGTCCCTGGCGGCGCTCGAGAGCCAGGTGCGCACCATCACGACCATGGCCTCGGGCGGTATGGGCATGAGCCAGCCCCCGCCGGTCAAGTCGCCCTCCGCGTCGCTGCACCGGTACAACGGCAGCGAGAAGAGCAGCAGCCCGCCCAGCGGCCCGGCGGCCTCGGCGCCGCTCGACCTGACGCCCCGGGCCTCCTCGACGCCGGCCTCGGTCAGCTCGGCCCCGATCTCGCCGCccggcagcggcggcaacCCACAGACGCACCACCCGCCCCACCCGTTCGGCATGTTCGCGGGACTGCTGCAGGCCGTCTCGACCTCGCCCACGGCCAGCCTCAACAGCGGCGTGGCCGGAGCCCCCGGTGCCAGCGCGGTCAGCCCAGGACCCGGGATGGGGCCGCTCGCCTCGCTGACGACTTCCGCCGTCAGGGCCGCGACCTCGACCTACAATCCGCTCGGTCTGGCGGTCGGCGGCTCGGCAG TGCGCGGCAACACCACATGCAACATCTGCTACAAAACGTTCGCGTGTAACTCGGCGCTGGAGATTCATTACCGGAGCCACACGAAGGAGCGACCTTTCAAGTGCACTATCTGCGACCGGGGCTTCTCCACGAAG AGGAGCGACGGAACGATGGCGCCAGTCGAAAAGTGCAATTGCGCGGAGCGCGCGAGGCGCAGCGCCCGCGAGAAGGCGCGCAGGAGACGGAGGGCCGAGGAGCGCCGTTTGAGCGGCCGAGGGCggaccggcggcggcggcgtagcagcagcagctgcggGCGGAGGGCCGACGCCGTCCTCCTACGCAGCCGCGCTCTACGGGCAGGACTCTATGCGtctgccaccgccgccgctgccgccgatGCCATCCGCCCTCGGACTGCTGGCTTCCGACCCCGTCTTCCTG GGCAACATGAAGCAGCACATGCTGACGCACAAGATCCGCGACATGCCGCATCACCTCTTCGGCGAAGCGAAACCGCCCGgtagtcagcagcagcagcagcaacagtcgCAGCAACAGTCGCAGCAACATTCTCCGGTGCCTCCCCCGccgacgcagcagcagcagctcctgcCGACCAGCCAGGCGAGTCTCCACGAacacctgcagcagcagcagcagcagcgcgacaGATCGAGAAGCCCGGTGTCTGCGGACGAGTCGAATTTggcgccgccgccaccgccgccgccccCGATGCCACCGGTCtcgcagccgcagcagcagtccATACCGCCTCCTTCGTCCTTGGACGGCGGCATGGCCTCCATCAAGAAGACAGGCCTGCCGGACAACGACCTGCCCGCGCCCAAGAGGCCGCCCA GCATGCCCAGCAAGCACTTGTGCCAGGTTTGCAATAAGAATTTCTCCTCGTCCTCGGCGCTCCAGATCCACATGAGAACACACACCGGCGACAAGCCCTTCCAGTGCACCGTCTGCCAGAAGGCCTTCACCACCAAGGGCAATCTCAAG GTACACATGGGAACTCACATGTGGACCAACGGGGCGTCGCGTCGCGGACGACGAATGTCATTGGACATACCCTCGCTTCCAATCTCGCCCAAGGACTCGGAGTTCCTGCAGCGCAGGCCGGATCTCTTCTATCCGTACCTACCCGCGCCCTTCCTTAACGGAGTGCCGCAAAAG CTGAACGAGATCTCGGTGATCCAGGGCAGCAACGGTTTGCCTCTGCCTAGCCACCCGGTCGGGGCCAACAAGTACGCCGGTCTCTTCGGTTCGGTCTACGCGGCAGCGGCCGCCAGCGGGGCCGGCTTCCCGGGTGCCAACCACCACCACTACGGCGCCGACAAGCAGCAGGCTCTCACTCCACCCATGAGCAACGGGCCCCTCGACATGATGGGGCCCAAGTCCGCGGGTTCGCTGCTCTTCCAGCCAGGGCCGCGCACCACAACGCCGCCCTCGCCGGCCCACTCGCCCGGAACACCGTCCTCCAACACGGGCAGCCAACATTCGGCGAGCCTGCCCTGGAGCAGTGCGGCCGAGGCCGCCATACGCCAGCACCATTACGAGAGGGAGGCGGCTGTTGTCgccgcagcggcagcggcggctgcGGCCGCTGCTGCTCAACGACCCGAGAGCGAAAGCTCGCCACCCGCACAGGCGCCCTCGAGACTACCGCCACCCACCGCACCTCGAGGGGAGGGACTGGCCGCCTAG